The Pseudomonas nunensis genome includes the window GAGCTTGAGCTGACGTTGGCCGGCATCTGGTGCGAAGTGCTGAACGTTGCGCAGGTCGGCCTCAACGATAACTTCTTCGAACTGGGCGGCGATTCGATTCTGTCGATCCAAGTGGTCAGCCGTGCACGGCAACAGGGCATTCACTTCAGCCCGCGAGACCTGTTCCAGCACCAGACCGTGCAGACCCTCGCCGCCGTCGCGACGCGCACCGAGCAAGTCACCGCCGAGCAAGGTTTGCTGGTTGGTAAATCTGGTTTGACGCCGATCCAGCACTGGTTCTTCGACACTGATATCCCCGAGCGCCAACACTGGAACCAGGCGTTGCTGCTGGAACCGACCGTGGCGCTGGAACCGCATCGTCTGGAGCAAGCGCTGCTGGCGGTGATCGAACAGCACGACGCCTTGCGCCTGCGCTTCACTCAAGTGGACGCGCAATGGCACGCCGCGCACCAAGCGCTGAATGACACCCCGGTGTTGTGGCAAGTGCGCGTTGCGTCCATGGACAAGTGCAGCGCGCTGTTTGCCGATGCCCAGCGCAGCCTCGACCTCGAACAAGGCCCGCTGCTGCGTGCCTTGCTGGTCGATGGTCCCGAAGGCCAGCAACGCCTGTTCATCGCCATTCACCACTTGGTGGTGGACGGTGTTTCGTGGCGGGTTTTGCTGGACGATCTGCAAACGGTCTACCGTCAACTCGATGCGCAACAGTCGGTGAAACTGCCGGCGAAAACCAGCGCCTTCAAGGACTGGGCGGAACGCTTGCAGGCCTATGCCGGCAGCGAATCCCTGCGCGAAGAACTGGACTGGTGGCAATCACAATTGGCCGGACCAAGTGTCGAACTGCCATGTGATCGCCCGCAAGGTGGCCAGCAAAATCGTCATGCACAAACCGTCAGCGTGCGCCTGGATGCCGAGCGCACCCGGCAATTGCTGCAACAGGCGCCGGCCGCGTATCGCACCCAGGTCAACGACCTGCTGCTGACCGCACTGGCCCAGGTCATGTGCCGTTGGAGCGGTCACGAATCGGCGTTGATTCAACTCGAAGGCCACGGCCGCGAAACCCTGTTCGACGAGATCGACCTGACCCGCACCGTGGGGTGGTTCACCAGCGCTTATCCGCTGCGACTGATCCCGGCGCTGGAGCAGGGCGACTCGATCAAAGCGATCAAGGAACAACTGCGCGCTGTGCCGCATAAGGGCCTGGGTTATGGCGTGCTGCGTTACCTCGCCGACGACCTGTGCCGCCAGACTATGGCCGCGTTGCCGGTGGCGCCGATTACCTTCAACTACCTCGGCCAGTTCGACCAGAGCTTCGGTACGGACGCGTTGTTCCGGCCTCTCGATGAACCAGTCGGCGCGGCCCATGATCCTCACGCGCCGCTGCCAAACGAGTTGAGCGTCGACAGTCAGGTCTACGGCGGTGAACTGGTGCTGCGCTGGACCTTCAGCGCCGAACGCCACGATCCGCACACCATCAGCGATTTGGCAAATGCCTACCTGGGCGAGTTGCAAAGCCTGATCGAACATTGCCTGCTGGATGAGGCCGGTGGCCTGACGCCGTCAGACTTCCCATTGGCGCGACTGACTCAGCCGCAACTCGATGCGCTGCCGATTCCGGCCGCCGTGATCGAGGACGTCTACCCGCTGACCCCGATGCAGGAAGGCATGCTGCTGCACACCTTGCTGGAACCGGGCACCGGCCTCTACTACATGCAGGACCGCTACCGCATCAACAGCGAGCTGGACCCCGAGCGTTTCGCCCAGGCCTGGCAAGCGGTGATCGCCCGTCACGAAGCCTTGCGCGCCTCGTTCTGCTGGAACGTTGGCGAAGACATGCTGCAAGTGATCCACAAACCGGGCAGCACGCCGATTGAGTATCTGGACTGGACTGCCGTCGCCGAAACCGAGCAAGAACCGAAGCTGCAAACGCTGCTGAAAAGCGAGCGTGAAGCCGGGTTCGATCTGCTCAACCAGGCGCCGTTCCACCTGCGCCTGATCAAGGTCGGTGCGGCGCGCTACTGGTTCATGATGAGCAACCACCACATCCTGATCGATGCCTGGTGCCGCTCGCTGCTGATGAACGATTTCTTCGAAATCTACATGGCGCTCGGTGAAGGCCGGGACGCGCAATTGGCCGTGCCGCCGCGTTATCGCGACTACATCGGCTGGCTGCAACGCCAGAGCCTGGCCGAAGCGCGGCAGTGGTGGAAAACCAACCTGCAAGGCTTCGAGCGGACCACGCCGATCCCGAGTGACCGGCCGTTCCTGCGTGAACACGCGGGTGACAGCGGCGGCATGATCGTTGGCGACCGCTATACAAGACTGGATGCCCGTGACGGCGCGCAATTGCGCGAACTGGCCCAAGCCCATCAACTGACCATCAACACCTTCGCCCAAGCGGCGTGGGCCTTGGTGCTGCGGCGCTTGAGCGGTGATCGCGACGTGTTGTTTGGTGTGACGGTAGCCGGGCGTCCGGTTGAAATGCCGGAGATGCAACGCACGGTCGGGCTGTTCATCAACAGCATCGCGCTGCGGGTGAAGATGCCGGAAGACGACCAGCGAGTCAGCGTGCGCCAGTGGCTCAGCGGTTTGCTCGACAGCAACATGCAACTGCGCGAGTACGAATACCTGCCGCTGGTGACGATCCAGGAAAACAGCGAACTGCCGAAGGGTCAGCCGTTGTTCGACAGCCTGTTCGTGTTCGAAAACGCCCCGGTGGAAGTCTCGGTACTGGACCGTGCGCAAAGCCTCAACGCCACTTCGGATTCGGGCCGCACCCACACCAACTTCCCGCTTACGGCGGTCTGCTACCCGGGGGATGACCTTGGTTTGCACATCTCCTACGACCAGCGTTATTTCGACGAAACCACGGTCGAGCGCATGCTCGGCGAGTTCAAGCGTCTGCTGCTGGCGCTGGTGCAAGGTTTCCATGGCGACATGGCCGACTTGCCGTTGCTGGGCAGCGAGGAACAGGACTTCCTGGTCCATGGCTGCAACCAGAGCGAGCACGAATACCCGCTGGAAAAAAGCTACGTCGAATTATTCGAAGCCCAGGTCGCGCAGCATCCACAACGGATTGCCGCGAGCTGCCTCGACCGGCTGCACAGTTACGTCGAACTGAACCAGCGCAGCAACCGTTTCGGTCACGCGTTGATCGCGGCGGGTGTCGGGCAGGATCAACCGGTGGCGTTGCTCGCCGAACGTAATCTCGATCTGCTGGGCATGATCATCGGCAGCTTCAAGGCCGGTGCCGGTTATTTGCCGCTGGACCCGGGCCTACCGAGTCAGCGCCTGAGCCGCATCATTGACCTGAGCCGCACGCCGTTGCTGGTCTGCACTCAGGCCTGCCGCGAGCAAGCGCTGGCGTTGCTGGACGAATTCGGCTGCGCCAATCGACCGAAGTTGCTGGTCTGGGAAGACGTGCAAGCGAGCGACGCGTCGGTGCAAAACCCTGGCATCTACAGCGCCCCGGATAACCTGGCCTACGTGATCTACACCTCGGGCTCCACCGGTTTGCCGAAGGGCGTGATGGTCGAGCAGCGCGGCATGCTGAATAACCAGTTGAGCAAAGTGCCGTACCTGAGCCTGAGCGCTAGCGATGTGATCGCGCAAACCGCTTCGCAAAGCTTCGATATTTCGGTCTGGCAGTTCCTCGCCGCGCCACTGTTCGGCGCGCGGGTGGACATCGTGCCGAACACCATCGCCCATGATCCGCAAGGCTTGCTGGCTCACGTACAGAGCCAGGGCATCACCGTGCTCGAAAGCGTGCCGTCGCTGATCCAAGGTATGCTCGCCCAGGACCGCATCAGCCTCGACGGCTTGCGCTGGATGCTGCCGACCGGTGAGGCAATGCCGCCGGAACTGGCGCACCAATGGCTGCTGCGCTACCCGGAGATCGGGTTGGTCAACGCCTATGGTCCGGCGGAATGCTCGGATGACGTGGCGTTCTTCCGCGTCGACATGGCCTCGACTCGCGGCAGCTATTTGCCGATTGGTACGCCGACCGACAACAACCGTTTGTACCTGCTCGATGGTGCGCTGGAGCTGGTGCCGTTGGGAGCGGTGGGCGAGTTGTGCGTCGCGGGTACGGGCGTCGGTCGTGGTTATGTCAGCGATCCGCTGCGCACCGCCCAGGTGTTTGTGCCGAATCCGTTTGGCGAGCCGGGTGATCGTCTGTATCGCACTGGCGACCTCGCTCGTCGGCGCAATGACGGCGTGCTGGAATACGTCGGACGTATCGACCATCAGGTGAAGATTCGCGGTTACCGCATTGAGCTGGGGGAAATCGAGGCGCGTCTGCACGAGCAACCTGAAGTCCGCGATGGGGCGGTGGGTGTGCAGGAAGGTGTGAACGGCAAGCACTTGGTCGGCTATCTGGTGGCAGCGGATTCGGCGCTTAACCCGAGCGAACGACTGGAGCGGATCAAGCAGCGCCTGCGCGCCGAATTGCCGGAATACATGGTGCCGCTGCACTGGTTGTGGCTCGACAAGCTGCCGCTGAATGCCAACGGCAAACTCGATCGCAAGGCGCTGCCGGCGCTGGAGATCGGCCAGTTGCAGAGCCAGGATTACCAGGCACCGCGCAATGAACTGGAGCAGACCCTGGCAGATATCTGGGCCGAGGTGCTGAAAGTCGAGAAGGTCGGTATTCGCGACAACTTCTTCGAACTGGGCGGTCATTCGCTGCTGGCGACACAGATTGCGTCGCGGGTGCAGAAATCGTTGCAGCGGGATGTGCCGCTGCGGGCGATGTTCGAGTGCAGTACGGTGGAAGAGTTGGCCGAGTACATCGACGGGTTGGCGGCGAATGACATGACCGAGGAGAAGGTCGATCGATTGAATGATCTGATGGCGGAGTTGGAGGGGTTGTAGTTCTCTAGCGTTTGTTCTGGCCTCTTCGCGAGCAAGCCCGCTCCCACAGGTGATCGCATTCCCCTGTGGGAGCGGGCTTGCTCGCGAAAGGGCCGGCACAAACACCATAAGGTTGACTGCCGAGCCCCGGCAGCCCAGTCTTCCCGCTCCATTTTTGGTGAGGAGACAGCTGATGCCCTTCGCAACAATAGACGGACAATCCCTGCACTACATCGACCAAGGCACTGGCCCGGCCGTACTGCTGGCCGGCAGTTACCTGTGGGACCAGGCCATGTGGGCGCCGCAGATTGCCGCGCTGTCGCAGCACTACCGGGTGATTGCCCTGGACCTCTGGGGCCACGGCCAATCAGGTCAACTACCCGAAGGCACTACATCGCTGGATGACATCGCTCGCCAGGCCCTGGCGCTGCTCGATCATCTGGACATCGACCGCGTCACGCTGGTCGGTCTGTCCGTCGGAGGCATGTGGGGCGTGCGTCTGGCGCTGTCCGCACCGCAACGGCTCAACGGCCTGGTGCTGATGGATACCTACGTCGGCGTCGAACCCGAGCCGACTCGCCAATACTATTTCTCGCTGTTCAAACAGATCGAAGACACCGGCGTGATCTCGCCGCAGTTGCTGGACATCGTGGTGCCGATCTTCTTCCGGCCAGGCATCGATCCGCAGTCGGCGCTGTATCAGGACTTCCGCGCGTCATTGGCAGCGCTGCCGGCGGAACGTCTGCGCGAGAGCATCGTGCCGATGGGACGGATTACGTTTGGGCGGGATGATTTGTTGCCGCGTCTGGGCGAGCTGAATCCTGACACCACGCTGGTGATGTGTGGCGATCAGGACAAGCCGCGACCGCCGTCGGAAGCACGGGAAATGGCCGAGTTGATTGGTTGCCCGTGTGTGCTGGTGCCGGAGGCGGGGCATATCTCCAATCTGGAGAATCCCGGGTTTGTGACGGAGGCTTTGTTGGGGTTCTTGGCTGAGAGGAATTAGTCGATCGTTCTGACGCCTTCGCGGGTAAGCCCGCTCCCACAGACAGCGTGAACCTGTAGGAGCGAGGCTTGCCCGCGAAGAGGCCAGTAAGGTCACTTAGGCCCGAGAATCTTCACCAACTTGTCCGGCGACGGCGCGCCTTGCTGTTGCTGCAGCTCACCCTTGTCATCCATGTAGAAAATCGCCGGGGTCGCCTGCAACTCCAGGTCTTCCATCAACTGCATGTTCGCCGCCAGTTTCGCCTGGATCGCCGGTGGCACGTCTTTCATCGCTTTAAGCGAGCTTTCCTTGCCGGATTTTTCGTGGTCTTCCAGGGCTTTGCTCGGGTCTTTGGCAGCGAGCAGCGCGGCGGATTTGCCGGGGCTGTCTTCGCGGATGATGCCGACCATGATGTGCCGCAACTGTACTTTGCCCGACTTGACCCATGGCCGCGCCTGTTCCCAGAACATGTTGCAGTACGGGCAGTTCGGGTCGCTGAACAGGTACACCACGCGCGGCGCATCCTTGTTGCCGTCGCCGATCCAGTTGCTCGCTTCCATCTTGCCCCAGACTTCCTTGGACATTGGCGCGTAGACCAGTTTCTGCAACGGCGCGCTGCTGAGGTCATTGCCGTCGGCGTCGTACAGGTTGCCGAGCAGCACGTGCTTGCCGCCCGGGGTCAGGTACAGCGCGATGCCGCGGTTCTGGTATTGCGCCGCGTAACCGCGCAAACCGTCCGGTGCGTCGAACTGGCCGACGATCTTCGCGCCCTTGGCTTCGATCTTCTTGATCGCCTCGGGCAATTCTTCAGCGGCCTGCGCCGACGGCAAGTGCAGCAGGGCTGCACCCAGGGTCAGCGTCAGCAGGTGGCGGAGGCGGGGCATGGCAATTTCCTTGCAGAGGTGGCCGGTGCGGCAGGAGTGGGGGTGTCGAAGTTTTCCAGGGCACGGGCCAGGCTGGCTTCGGACAATTCGCCCAGATGGCTACCCAGCAGGCGACCGTCGTGGCTATAGAACAGCGTAGTCGGCAAGGCCATGGAGCCGACGGCCTGACCCAAACGGCCGCTGCCATCGAACAGCACGTTGGACAGGCTCAGCCCCTGGGTTTCCAGGAAGGTGCTGACGCTTTGCATGCTTTCGGCCTGGTTGACGAACAGGAAGGTCAGGTCCGGGCGATGTTGCTGGGCGTTTTCCAGTACCGGCATTTCCCGGCGACACGGTGGGCACCAGGTCGCCCAAAGATTGATCACCAGCGGGCCGCCCTGATAGTCCGCCAGTTGCACGGTTTCGCCAGCGGCATTGCGCAAGGTGATTTCCGGCAGGCGCGTGCCTTGTTCGTAAAGGCTCAGGGAGAACGTCGCCAGCAACCAGAACAGCACGCCGCTGCCGACGCCGAAACCCAGAGGCCGGCGCAGACCCGGCCGGCGCCAGCCGCGAAACAACGCCGCCAGCACCAGCACGATCACCCCCGGCCAGGCGAGAAAACCGCCATCGCGCAGGTCGATGATTTGCCACGGATCGTTGCGGTAGTGCGCCCAGTAGGCGATCACGAAACTGATCCGCGCCGCCAGCATGCCTAGCAGAAACAGGCTGAACAGCACCGACTCGGGGTTCTCGCCGCCACGCTTGGCCACCCGCCAACCAACAAAAGTGGCCAGCGCCAGGGCACTGATCAGCAGCAGGTGATTAAGCGCGATGGCAAAGGTGCCGAGGGTAAAGGTCAGCATTAACGGGCATCTCGGGTGGTGGTCCAGCGTTGCAGGAAAGTCTCGGCATCCACCTCACCGGTGATGCGCTGGCTGCGGCGTTCGCTGCCATCGGCACCGATCCACAACAGACTGGGCGGCCCCGGCACTTTGTAACGGCCGAGCAGCTCGCGACTGGCGGCATTGTCGGTGGTCACGTCCAGCCGTAGCAAGCGTACGTCTTTCAGGGCGTCGAGGACCTGCGGTTTGGCGAAGACCTGTTTTTCCATGACCTTGCACGACACGCACCAGTCGGCGTAGTAATCCAGCAGCACCCATTGGCCCTGAGCCTGGGCATCGTCGAGTTCCCGTTGCAGGGCGACGGGGTCCTTGAGCGTGGTGAAGGCCTCGTGACCGACCGGATTTGCGGCATTGTTTGTATTGGATGCGGTGTACACCTGCAACGGCTTGAACAGGTCATCGCTGCCCCCGGCCGCACCGACCATCAGCAGGCTGCCCCAGATCCCGAGCAACAACGCGCTGGCGCCGAACAACTGGGCGACGCGGCCGAAACCTTCGGATTGCTTCCAGGCGCTGTAGGCGGCGATCAGCAGCAGGGCGCCGCACAGGCCGATCCACAAGGATTGATCCAGCACTGGGCGCAGCATCAGCAACGCCGTAGCCAGGAACAGGAAACCGAACACGCCTTTGAGCAGGTTCATCCACGCGCCGGGCTTGGGCAGGAAGCGGTTGCCGACGGTCACCAACAGCAACAGCGGCACACCGATGCCGATGCCCATGGCGAACAGAATCAGCCCGCCATGCAGCGCGTTACCACTCTGTGCGATGTAGAGCAGGGCGCCGGCCAGTGGCGCGGTCATGCATGGGCCGACCAACAAACCGGACAAGGCCCCGAGCACGCCAGCGCCGATCAGACTGCCGCCGCGTTGATTGCGCGAGACGTTTTCCAGTCGATCCCGCAGCGCCACTGGCAATTGCAGCTCGAAGAAGCCAAACATCGGCAGCGCCAGCAGCACGAAGATCGCCGCGAAACTGCCCAGCAACCACGGATTTTGCAGCAGCGCCTGGAGGTTCGCCCCCAGCAGCGATGCGAGCACACCCATCGCCGCATACACCAGCGCCATACAGATCACATAGCTGCTGGCCAGGGCAAAACCACGTTTGGGCGTGGCGCCGCTGCCGACGATCAAACCGGCGAGGATCGGCAGCATCGGCAAGGTGCAAGGCGTAAAGGCCAGCAGCAGGCCGAGCCCGAAGAACACCAGCAAACTCCAACCCAGCGCCCGCTGTTGCAGGTTGCTGGCCAGGGCCTGGTCCGGTGCTTCATTGATAGTTGTGTTCGTCGCGCTGCTGTTGCCCAGGTCGACGATTTTGGTCTGTGGCGGATAACACAATCCAGCATCCGCACAGCCCTGGAAACCAACTTTGATCTGACCCGTGGCACCGGCCGGGATCTTCAATTCCAGGCCTTGGCGATAGACCTGCTGTTCACCGAAGAACTCATCGCTGTGGGACTCGCCCGCCGGCAGCACCGGCTGCTGATCCGGGGCAAGGCCGTCGAATTTCAGGCGTTTCTGATACAGGTAATAACCGTCGGCGATCTGCCAGAACAGCTGGGTTTCACCGGAGTCCAGACGTTCTGACGTGAAAACGAATGCCTGCTCGACGGGGAGGAAATCCGGTTTGGTCTCGAACGGATTGGTCCCTGCCTGGGCCAGACCCGAGATCAAGAGAGCAAAGAGGAAAAACAGTCGACGCATGGGTAAGCCTTGTCCCGGTGCAAGTGAGTTGCACAATGGTGGGCGGCGATTAACCGATGATTAACCGCCATGGCCTTGTGGCGCCGGTGATCGGGGCATAATGTCCGCTTAATCGGCCAACGGCCTAATCAGCTTTTTTCTACGGGGCTTTCCATGCACGTACTGGTTTGCGAAGACGACGAGTTGATCGCCAGCGGCATCGTCGCCGGCCTCACCGCCCAAGGCCTGACCGTGGAGCATGTGGCCACGGCTTCCGCTGCGCGGGCGATGCTCAAGGTCGCCGAGTTCGACGTCATGGTGCTCGACCTCGGCTTGCCGGACGAGGACGGACTCAAGCTGTTGCAGCAGTTGCGGCATAACGGTCTGGAGACGCCAGTGCTGATCCTCACTGCGCGGGATTCGGTCACCGATCGGGTCGATGGCCTGCAGGCCGGTGCCGACGATTACCTGCTCAAACCTTTCGACCTGCGAGAACTCGCCGCGCGCCTGCACACGTTGCTGCGCCGGGTGGCGGGGCGTAGCGTCAACCTGATCGAGCACGGCGCCCTGACGTACGACCCGAGCAGCCGCGAAACCATGCTCGCCGGCCAACCGGTGGACCTGTCGCGTCGCGAGCAATCGCTGTTGCAGGCCTTGTTGCACAACCGTGGTCGGGTGTTGTCCACCGAGCAATTGAAGGACAGCGTCTACGGTTTCAACGATGAACTGGAAAGCAACGCGCTCAACGTTCATATCCATCACCTGCGGCGTAAACTCGGCAATGGCATCGTCGAAACGGTGCGTGGCCTGGGCTATCGCCTCGGGCCGGCGGACGGTGGAGATCAATCGAAGTGATGAGCCTGCGTTTGCGCCTGAGCCTGACCCTCGGCGCCGCGTTTGCGCTGATCTGGGCCCTGGCGGCAGCCTGGATGCTCAGCGACCTGCGTAACCAGATGATGTTTTCCCTCGACCAGCGCCTGGTCGCCTCGGCGCGCATGGTCGCCGGCCTGATGGAGCAATTGCCGGCGCTGCCGACCAAGGGCGAGGGCACGCATTTCAGCGCCGAGCAATTGAACGTCCCCGGCGGCATGGCTTGCCAGGTCAGTTCATTGCGTGGAGAAATCCTCGCGCGCAGTCACACCGACCCGCAACAAACCCTAGAAGCCGAGAAAATGGGCTTCCATGACCAGATGATCGATGGCGCGCCGTGGCGCAGTTTTACCCTGGCGCGCGGCGATCTGCGGATCACCACGGCGGACCGGCAGATCGAGCGCGAAGCCCTGAACATGTCGATCCTGCTGGCCGCTTCGGTGCCGGTGGGTGTGGCGTTGCTCGGGTGTCTGTGCCTGCTCTGGCTGGGGATCGGCCAGGGCCTGGCGCCGCTCAATCGCATGCGCGATGCCTTGATGCGCCGCAGTGCAGATTCTCTCGAACCGTTGCAGATCCAGCCGCTGCCCAGCGAGTTGCAACCGTTGCTCGACACGCAGAATCAGCTGTTCCAGCGCATCGGCCGGACCATCGAGCGCGAACGCCGCCTGACCGGCGACGCCGCACACGAGTTGCGCAGCCCGCTGACCGCGATCAAGACCCACCTGCAAGTGGCGCGCATGACCGATGGCGCGGCGCGGGATCAATCCCTGGCCCGGGCCGAAGAGGGCGCTGATCGCTTGCATCGCACCCTTGAACAGTTGTTATTGCTGGCACGGGTCGAGGGCAGTTTGTCGTTCGATGACGGCGTGCAATGCAGCGCCGAGCAAGTGGCAAAACTGGCGATTCAGGACGCCGCCAGTGGTGATCGCCAGCGCATCAAGTTTCAACCGCCGACCAAGTGTTCGGCTGCTCCGGTGCAAATGCCTGCGGTGCTGTCGATTGCCGCGCTGCGCAACCTGCTGGAT containing:
- a CDS encoding alpha/beta fold hydrolase, with the protein product MPFATIDGQSLHYIDQGTGPAVLLAGSYLWDQAMWAPQIAALSQHYRVIALDLWGHGQSGQLPEGTTSLDDIARQALALLDHLDIDRVTLVGLSVGGMWGVRLALSAPQRLNGLVLMDTYVGVEPEPTRQYYFSLFKQIEDTGVISPQLLDIVVPIFFRPGIDPQSALYQDFRASLAALPAERLRESIVPMGRITFGRDDLLPRLGELNPDTTLVMCGDQDKPRPPSEAREMAELIGCPCVLVPEAGHISNLENPGFVTEALLGFLAERN
- the dsbG gene encoding thiol:disulfide interchange protein DsbG, which produces MPRLRHLLTLTLGAALLHLPSAQAAEELPEAIKKIEAKGAKIVGQFDAPDGLRGYAAQYQNRGIALYLTPGGKHVLLGNLYDADGNDLSSAPLQKLVYAPMSKEVWGKMEASNWIGDGNKDAPRVVYLFSDPNCPYCNMFWEQARPWVKSGKVQLRHIMVGIIREDSPGKSAALLAAKDPSKALEDHEKSGKESSLKAMKDVPPAIQAKLAANMQLMEDLELQATPAIFYMDDKGELQQQQGAPSPDKLVKILGPK
- a CDS encoding TlpA disulfide reductase family protein, whose translation is MLTFTLGTFAIALNHLLLISALALATFVGWRVAKRGGENPESVLFSLFLLGMLAARISFVIAYWAHYRNDPWQIIDLRDGGFLAWPGVIVLVLAALFRGWRRPGLRRPLGFGVGSGVLFWLLATFSLSLYEQGTRLPEITLRNAAGETVQLADYQGGPLVINLWATWCPPCRREMPVLENAQQHRPDLTFLFVNQAESMQSVSTFLETQGLSLSNVLFDGSGRLGQAVGSMALPTTLFYSHDGRLLGSHLGELSEASLARALENFDTPTPAAPATSARKLPCPASATC
- the dsbD gene encoding protein-disulfide reductase DsbD: MRRLFFLFALLISGLAQAGTNPFETKPDFLPVEQAFVFTSERLDSGETQLFWQIADGYYLYQKRLKFDGLAPDQQPVLPAGESHSDEFFGEQQVYRQGLELKIPAGATGQIKVGFQGCADAGLCYPPQTKIVDLGNSSATNTTINEAPDQALASNLQQRALGWSLLVFFGLGLLLAFTPCTLPMLPILAGLIVGSGATPKRGFALASSYVICMALVYAAMGVLASLLGANLQALLQNPWLLGSFAAIFVLLALPMFGFFELQLPVALRDRLENVSRNQRGGSLIGAGVLGALSGLLVGPCMTAPLAGALLYIAQSGNALHGGLILFAMGIGIGVPLLLLVTVGNRFLPKPGAWMNLLKGVFGFLFLATALLMLRPVLDQSLWIGLCGALLLIAAYSAWKQSEGFGRVAQLFGASALLLGIWGSLLMVGAAGGSDDLFKPLQVYTASNTNNAANPVGHEAFTTLKDPVALQRELDDAQAQGQWVLLDYYADWCVSCKVMEKQVFAKPQVLDALKDVRLLRLDVTTDNAASRELLGRYKVPGPPSLLWIGADGSERRSQRITGEVDAETFLQRWTTTRDAR
- a CDS encoding response regulator, giving the protein MHVLVCEDDELIASGIVAGLTAQGLTVEHVATASAARAMLKVAEFDVMVLDLGLPDEDGLKLLQQLRHNGLETPVLILTARDSVTDRVDGLQAGADDYLLKPFDLRELAARLHTLLRRVAGRSVNLIEHGALTYDPSSRETMLAGQPVDLSRREQSLLQALLHNRGRVLSTEQLKDSVYGFNDELESNALNVHIHHLRRKLGNGIVETVRGLGYRLGPADGGDQSK
- a CDS encoding ATP-binding protein yields the protein MMSLRLRLSLTLGAAFALIWALAAAWMLSDLRNQMMFSLDQRLVASARMVAGLMEQLPALPTKGEGTHFSAEQLNVPGGMACQVSSLRGEILARSHTDPQQTLEAEKMGFHDQMIDGAPWRSFTLARGDLRITTADRQIEREALNMSILLAASVPVGVALLGCLCLLWLGIGQGLAPLNRMRDALMRRSADSLEPLQIQPLPSELQPLLDTQNQLFQRIGRTIERERRLTGDAAHELRSPLTAIKTHLQVARMTDGAARDQSLARAEEGADRLHRTLEQLLLLARVEGSLSFDDGVQCSAEQVAKLAIQDAASGDRQRIKFQPPTKCSAAPVQMPAVLSIAALRNLLDNALRHTPSDGAVELSLETTGNRVRFVVRDHGPGIAADDLQHLTQRFWRNGQSTGCGLGLAIVQAIVQRCACTLHFDSRPDGLRVELTMPLQTV